A window of Salmo trutta chromosome 5, fSalTru1.1, whole genome shotgun sequence contains these coding sequences:
- the LOC115193556 gene encoding transmembrane protein 150A — translation MSLWVILPVSLPSLTITGIWVVYVMALYNQHVCPVDNWLYNQSCDKELYQQSGPTLCCTLENVPLISKCGTLPPESCFFSLICSAGSFMVMVIVFLRYAHVIEKYQNCVLNTAGLSTGWICAAGLIMIGNFQVDNAKILHYVGAGVAFPTSMLFVCLQSALTYRLAKTQGEYSVAHLRLGMTLLAFITLVLTGVFFIQESFVLQHASAIFEWVFCIIIMLFYGTFAFEFTGVTGDTVMVLARGGALGPNRRGHKVESLGGPIPHPPETMSML, via the exons GTACGTCATGGCCCTGTACAACCAGCACGTCTGCCCTGTGGATAACTG GTTATATAACCAGTCGTGTGACAAGGAGCTGTACCAACAGAGTGGACCAACGTTGTGCTGTACTCTAGAAAATGTTCCACTCATCAG TAAATGTGGGACTCTTCCTCCAGAAAGCTGCTTCTTCAGCCTCATCTGCAGCGCTGGATCCTTCATGG tgatgGTGATAGTATTCCTACGTTATGCCCATGTGATAGAGAAGTATCAGAACTGTGTGTTGAACACAGCGGGCCTATCCACCGGCTGGATCTGTGCTGCAGGACTCATCATGATTGGCAACTTCCAG GTGGACAATGCTAAGATCCTCCACTATGTGGGGGCAGGGGTAGCGTTTCCCACCAGTATGCTGTTTGTGTGTCTTCAGTCGGCTCTAACCTACAGGCTGGCCAAGACTCAGGGAGAATACAGCGTGGCTCACCTACGACTGGGCATGACACTACTGGCCTTCATCACCCTGGTGCTTA CTGGCGTGTTCTTTATCCAGGAGAGCTTCGTCCTGCAGCACGCGTCGGCCATCTTTGAGTGGGTATTCTGCATCATCATCATGCTCTTCTACGGAACCTTCGCCTTCGAGTTCACCGGCGTCACAGGAGATACTGTGATGGTGCTAGCCAGAGGGGGAGCCCTGGGGCCCAACAGGAGAGGCCACAAAGTGGAGTCCCTAGGAGGTCCCATTCCACACCCCCCTGAGACCATGTCAATGCTGTAG